Proteins found in one Oncorhynchus mykiss isolate Arlee chromosome 17, USDA_OmykA_1.1, whole genome shotgun sequence genomic segment:
- the LOC110494197 gene encoding protein QNR-71-like isoform X1 — protein MRTLLAVLVLAISSAALEAKPKTRFTRYRSWNSQMYPVWKDGDSRYRDCWTGGEVTFDVKNDGPTLTGSKATFNINIRLPSNQTVRPDGQVVWVRNCTVNGTQYRQGQAVYPDQVSGHSGEYSGVFPDGTPFTGTADRKPHYVFVWTTWGRYWQVAGGPSSSLTIGTDNVPLGSYNMEVVIYHCRGKDKFIPLGYASTTFSITDQIPFTVSLTQINDVNQADQSFIQNRAVVFSISLHDPSQYLSTSDVTFNWDFGDNSGTLISKERQVTHMYLTAGTYRPQVVLMASIPNGCDTPADPTTANPTVLARAPAMVVVVSTPEAAPADIALDLLASDVAPAEGADTVAANDTDAVEADAAVEPADTANAAAEPTAEGTASEGVEVVATVAPAAEDATVVPAAEDPAVVPATEDNAAVPAVETDATAENTAAPAVENPAAVLAVEGAATVAPAAEEAAAETSVVEATAADVPIIDAAASVAPVAEGEEAIVDLVATVLPEIPVVASVAATAEEALVADTGVEVAAATQVAQAEMVAPAANVIVPADTEAATVVEVVPAEPALETEAALEAEVVETVNEVAADDTAAPAAVTAPVESEVAAEVEIESGTETQVALVVAKRQVPELTATDNCMIYRYGSFSTSVDVVQGIESVEITQVANVVSLATEVVQNAVDLTITCQGSLPNEVCTIISDADCITPVETVCNNVTPSPDCQMILRQFFNESGVFCVNVSLTNDVSLAVASAKVSVTVGSNSSTAGTVAAVLGVLVLVCVVGAIALTYKRFKQYRPLREDSTGGSMGSSGITSVPMLLWNLLSQQTPGERSPLLQGSVV, from the exons ATGAGGACTTTATTGGCGGTACTGGTGTTGGCTATCTCATCAGCAGCTTTAGAAGCAA AGCCTAAAACACGTTTCACACGCTACCGCTCATGGAACTCACAAATGTATCCAGTGTGGAAAGATGGGGACTCCCGATACAGAGACTGTTGGACAG GTGGCGAAGTTACATTCGATGTGAAAAACGATGGACCCACCCTGACTGGCTCAAAGGCAACCTTTAACATCAACATTCGCCTTCCGTCAAACCAGACAGTACGTCCTGATGGACAGGTGGTGTGGGTGCGTAACTGCACTGTCAATG GAACACAGTACCGTCAGGGCCAGGCTGTGTACCCCGACCAGGTCTCTGGTCATTCAGGAGAGTACAGTGGTGTCTTCCCTGATGGCACCCCCTTCACTGGGACAGCAGACAGGAAACCCCACTACGTGTTTGTGTGGACAACATGGG GACGTTACTGGCAGGTGGCAGGCggaccctcctcttctctcaccATCGGCACAGACAATGTGCCCCTAGGCTCTTACAACATGGAGGTGGTCATCTACCACTGCCGTGGCAAGGACAAGTTCATCCCTCTGGGCTACGCCTCCACAACCTTCTCCATCACAG ACCAGATCCCCTTCACGGTGTCGCTAACCCAAATTAACGATGTGAACCAGGCTGACCAGAGCTTCATCCAGAACCGGGCCGTTGTCTTCAGCATCAGCCTCCATGACCCCAGCCAGTACCTCAGCACCTCAGACGTCACCTTTAactgggactttggtgacaacaGCGGCACCCTCATCTCCAAGGAGCGCCAGGTCACACACATGTACCTCACCGCTGGCACCTACAGGCCTCAGGTGGTCCTGATGGCAAGCATCCCCAACGGCTGTGACACGCCTGCAGACCCCACCACTGCTAACCCCACTG TATTGGCCAGAGCCCCTGCCATGGTTGTGGTGGTCTCTACCCCAGAGGCAGCTCCAGCTGACATCGCCCTGGATCTACTCGCCTCTGATGTTGCCCCTGCTGAGGGTGCAGATACAGTTGCAGCCAATGACACAGATGCAGTCGAAGCCGATGCCGCAGTCGAACCCGCAGACACAGCCAATGCCGCAGCCGAACCCACTGCCGAAGGCACAGCCTCAGAGGGAGTCGAGGTGGTTGCCACAGTGGCCCCTGCGGCAGAGGATGCCACCGTTGTCCCAGCAGCAGAAGATCCAGCTGTTGTCCCGGCAACAGAGGACAATGCCGCTGTCCCTGCAGTAGAAACCGACGCCACAGCAGAAAACACGGCTGCTCCAGCCGTTGAGAACCCCGCCGCTGTCCTGGCTGTGGAGGGAGCCGCAACTGTCGCTCCAGCAGCTGAAGAGGCAGCTGCTGAAACCTCAGTGGTAGAGGCTACGGCCGCAGATGTGCCCATCATCGACGCTGCTGCTTCAGTAgctccagttgcagagggagaggaggctaTAGTGGACCTGGTGGCCACAGTCCTCCCAGAGATCCCAGTCGTAGCCTCCGTTGCTGCCACGGCGGAGGAGGCCTTGGTTGCCGATACTGGAGTGGAGGTTGCGGCTGCAACACAGGTGGCTCAGGCTGAGATGGTGGCCCCTGCTGCTAACGTCATTGTTCCTGCCGACACTGAGGCTGCCActgtggtggaggtggtgccaGCTGAACCTGCTCTTGAGACCGAGGCAGCGCTAGAGGCAGAGGTCGTAGAGACTGTGAATGAGGTTGCAGCTGACGACACTGCCG CGCCAGCAGCAGTGACTGCTCCAGTGGAGAGTGAGGTAGCAGCAGAGGTTGAGATAGAGTCAGGCACAGAGACACAGGTGGCTCTTGTTGTGGCTAAAAGGCAGGTTCCGGAACTTACAGCAACTGACAACTGTATGATCTACCGCTATGGCTCCTTCTCGACCTCAGTGGATGTCGTCC AGGGTATTGAGAGTGTGGAGATCACCCAGGTGGCCAACGTGGTGTCTCTGGCCACTGAGGTGGTGCAGAATGCTGTGGACCTGACCATCACCTGCCAGGGGAG CCTGCCCAATGAAGTGTGCACCATTATCTCGGACGCAGACTGCATCACCCCTGTGGAGACCGTTTGTAACAACGTGACACCCTCCCCAGATTGTCAGATGATACTTCGACAGTTTTTCAACGAATCTGGAGTGTTCTGCGTCAATGTGTCCCTGACAAATGATGTTAGTCTGGCTGTGGCCAGTGCTAAAGTCAGTGTGACAGTGG gCTCCAACTCCTCCACAGCAGGCACTGTGGCCGCGGTTCTGGGTGTCTTGGTCCTTGTCTGTGTTGTTGGTGCCATTGCTTTGACCTACAA GCGGTTTAAGCAGTATCGCCCACTGAGGGAGGACTCCACAGGTGGCAGCATGGGCAGCTCTGGAATCACGTCTGTGCCGATGCTGCTGTGGAATCTTCTGAGCCAACAGACACCAGGAGAAAGAAGCCCACTGCTTCAGGGAAGCGTGGTATGA
- the LOC110494197 gene encoding protein QNR-71-like isoform X2, translating into MRTLLAVLVLAISSAALEAKPKTRFTRYRSWNSQMYPVWKDGDSRYRDCWTGGEVTFDVKNDGPTLTGSKATFNINIRLPSNQTVRPDGQVVWVRNCTVNGRYWQVAGGPSSSLTIGTDNVPLGSYNMEVVIYHCRGKDKFIPLGYASTTFSITDQIPFTVSLTQINDVNQADQSFIQNRAVVFSISLHDPSQYLSTSDVTFNWDFGDNSGTLISKERQVTHMYLTAGTYRPQVVLMASIPNGCDTPADPTTANPTVLARAPAMVVVVSTPEAAPADIALDLLASDVAPAEGADTVAANDTDAVEADAAVEPADTANAAAEPTAEGTASEGVEVVATVAPAAEDATVVPAAEDPAVVPATEDNAAVPAVETDATAENTAAPAVENPAAVLAVEGAATVAPAAEEAAAETSVVEATAADVPIIDAAASVAPVAEGEEAIVDLVATVLPEIPVVASVAATAEEALVADTGVEVAAATQVAQAEMVAPAANVIVPADTEAATVVEVVPAEPALETEAALEAEVVETVNEVAADDTAAPAAVTAPVESEVAAEVEIESGTETQVALVVAKRQVPELTATDNCMIYRYGSFSTSVDVVQGIESVEITQVANVVSLATEVVQNAVDLTITCQGSLPNEVCTIISDADCITPVETVCNNVTPSPDCQMILRQFFNESGVFCVNVSLTNDVSLAVASAKVSVTVGSNSSTAGTVAAVLGVLVLVCVVGAIALTYKRFKQYRPLREDSTGGSMGSSGITSVPMLLWNLLSQQTPGERSPLLQGSVV; encoded by the exons ATGAGGACTTTATTGGCGGTACTGGTGTTGGCTATCTCATCAGCAGCTTTAGAAGCAA AGCCTAAAACACGTTTCACACGCTACCGCTCATGGAACTCACAAATGTATCCAGTGTGGAAAGATGGGGACTCCCGATACAGAGACTGTTGGACAG GTGGCGAAGTTACATTCGATGTGAAAAACGATGGACCCACCCTGACTGGCTCAAAGGCAACCTTTAACATCAACATTCGCCTTCCGTCAAACCAGACAGTACGTCCTGATGGACAGGTGGTGTGGGTGCGTAACTGCACTGTCAATG GACGTTACTGGCAGGTGGCAGGCggaccctcctcttctctcaccATCGGCACAGACAATGTGCCCCTAGGCTCTTACAACATGGAGGTGGTCATCTACCACTGCCGTGGCAAGGACAAGTTCATCCCTCTGGGCTACGCCTCCACAACCTTCTCCATCACAG ACCAGATCCCCTTCACGGTGTCGCTAACCCAAATTAACGATGTGAACCAGGCTGACCAGAGCTTCATCCAGAACCGGGCCGTTGTCTTCAGCATCAGCCTCCATGACCCCAGCCAGTACCTCAGCACCTCAGACGTCACCTTTAactgggactttggtgacaacaGCGGCACCCTCATCTCCAAGGAGCGCCAGGTCACACACATGTACCTCACCGCTGGCACCTACAGGCCTCAGGTGGTCCTGATGGCAAGCATCCCCAACGGCTGTGACACGCCTGCAGACCCCACCACTGCTAACCCCACTG TATTGGCCAGAGCCCCTGCCATGGTTGTGGTGGTCTCTACCCCAGAGGCAGCTCCAGCTGACATCGCCCTGGATCTACTCGCCTCTGATGTTGCCCCTGCTGAGGGTGCAGATACAGTTGCAGCCAATGACACAGATGCAGTCGAAGCCGATGCCGCAGTCGAACCCGCAGACACAGCCAATGCCGCAGCCGAACCCACTGCCGAAGGCACAGCCTCAGAGGGAGTCGAGGTGGTTGCCACAGTGGCCCCTGCGGCAGAGGATGCCACCGTTGTCCCAGCAGCAGAAGATCCAGCTGTTGTCCCGGCAACAGAGGACAATGCCGCTGTCCCTGCAGTAGAAACCGACGCCACAGCAGAAAACACGGCTGCTCCAGCCGTTGAGAACCCCGCCGCTGTCCTGGCTGTGGAGGGAGCCGCAACTGTCGCTCCAGCAGCTGAAGAGGCAGCTGCTGAAACCTCAGTGGTAGAGGCTACGGCCGCAGATGTGCCCATCATCGACGCTGCTGCTTCAGTAgctccagttgcagagggagaggaggctaTAGTGGACCTGGTGGCCACAGTCCTCCCAGAGATCCCAGTCGTAGCCTCCGTTGCTGCCACGGCGGAGGAGGCCTTGGTTGCCGATACTGGAGTGGAGGTTGCGGCTGCAACACAGGTGGCTCAGGCTGAGATGGTGGCCCCTGCTGCTAACGTCATTGTTCCTGCCGACACTGAGGCTGCCActgtggtggaggtggtgccaGCTGAACCTGCTCTTGAGACCGAGGCAGCGCTAGAGGCAGAGGTCGTAGAGACTGTGAATGAGGTTGCAGCTGACGACACTGCCG CGCCAGCAGCAGTGACTGCTCCAGTGGAGAGTGAGGTAGCAGCAGAGGTTGAGATAGAGTCAGGCACAGAGACACAGGTGGCTCTTGTTGTGGCTAAAAGGCAGGTTCCGGAACTTACAGCAACTGACAACTGTATGATCTACCGCTATGGCTCCTTCTCGACCTCAGTGGATGTCGTCC AGGGTATTGAGAGTGTGGAGATCACCCAGGTGGCCAACGTGGTGTCTCTGGCCACTGAGGTGGTGCAGAATGCTGTGGACCTGACCATCACCTGCCAGGGGAG CCTGCCCAATGAAGTGTGCACCATTATCTCGGACGCAGACTGCATCACCCCTGTGGAGACCGTTTGTAACAACGTGACACCCTCCCCAGATTGTCAGATGATACTTCGACAGTTTTTCAACGAATCTGGAGTGTTCTGCGTCAATGTGTCCCTGACAAATGATGTTAGTCTGGCTGTGGCCAGTGCTAAAGTCAGTGTGACAGTGG gCTCCAACTCCTCCACAGCAGGCACTGTGGCCGCGGTTCTGGGTGTCTTGGTCCTTGTCTGTGTTGTTGGTGCCATTGCTTTGACCTACAA GCGGTTTAAGCAGTATCGCCCACTGAGGGAGGACTCCACAGGTGGCAGCATGGGCAGCTCTGGAATCACGTCTGTGCCGATGCTGCTGTGGAATCTTCTGAGCCAACAGACACCAGGAGAAAGAAGCCCACTGCTTCAGGGAAGCGTGGTATGA